A window from Malassezia restricta chromosome I, complete sequence encodes these proteins:
- a CDS encoding DNA-directed RNA polymerase III subunit RPC8: MFVLSEIEDIIKVEPRQFYKPSAKAILDQINIKYSNKILQDVGLCICVHDILDSSEGRIRWGDGCLYYTVVFRLVVFRPFANEVLVGRISSSSSDSIRVTMGFFDDIYIPPHLLPSPSAFDYQEQAWFWLLDPASDAHVADPLLSAPEERMYLDVGEIIRFAIESDTFYDLEPGPAVGEGKLGDAPSGVGNIPGDSSSKRGNFASYKIIGSIAGQGLGLVSWWAGAEQVSVE; the protein is encoded by the exons ATGTTTGTGCTGTCTGAAATTGAG GATATAATAAAGGTTGAACCACGTCAATTCTACAAGCCTAGCGCGAAAGCCATTTTGGATCAAATCAACATCAAATATTCTAACAAG ATCTTGCAGGATGTTGGGCTGTGTATATGCGTTCATGACATACTCGATTCCAGTGAAGGACGTATCAGATGGGGAGATGGTTGTCTATATTATACAGTCGTGTTTCGCCTGGTCGTGTTTCGGCCATTTGCCAACGAAGTGCTCGTTGGGCGCATatcttcttcttcctctgaTTCGATCCGTGTGACGATGGGATTTTTTGATGACATTTACATACCCCCACATCTTCTTCCAAGTCCTTCTGCATTTGATTATCAGGAGCAAGCATGGTTCTGGCTCCTTGATCCTGCGTCGGATGCTCATGTGGCCGACCCGCTTTTATCTGCGCCCGAGGAGAGGATGTACCTAGATGTCGGCGAAATTATTCGGTTCGCTATTGAATCCGACACTTTTTATGACCTCGAGCCAGGTCCTGCAGTGGGCGAGGGCAAGCTGGGCGATGCGCCGTCTGGCGTCGGTAACATTCCCGGCGACTCGAGCTCAAAGCGGGGTAATTTTGCTTCATACAAAATCATCGGCTCCATTGCTGGACAAGGACTGGGTCTCGTGTCCTGGTGGGCGGGCGCCGAACAAGTGTCTGTAGAATAG
- a CDS encoding GTPase-activating protein SAC7 codes for MTSPREESFPPTAPRSWLSLFGSRTSLQSPREDQSTEQQPTVIFGAPLRTALQYTTVPISLAKENGEQYVWGYVPALVAKTGLFLKQNGVEVEGVFRVGGSEKRMRELQDIFNTPPNYGKDIDWTPFTVHDVAGVLRRYLILMPEPIIPHNLFKNFCRVLERGDLDLDTKLGRYRTLIKSCPQANQYVLLYILDLLALFKHHQAKNKMTAQNLAIVFQPSILNIQNLTSKSEHTLAVSVIEFLINYQDSFVLGLTPPPPSDKRPEELTTPSATHDLEDYMIIPSDSDEEVGEYHVHIGGGAHLARSGTNLNAQSSALFARRERKQRMEQQRYMSEHSKPPTLGSSDGDHASRQSPRLLRSFSQRRRANSHTDGKVDEVPMPSFKDQERNVSELNVTQPSHKSRDMNQGQLQQQHLERPSLSQRSISAHNVSHRESLRPTVTDDQVSRINDDKRAQPSYTPTISAARLPSPKSEERPPLSPSIALFPPNELNPMSYLQTTSIRHAHPYVASARSLAEAPSQVPTNHGSFVYSDGTAQTQPLVRSVSADAAPPTQPAPIPFLGQSRARDTISLNGSDAIPVPHTSPQPPPTILPTSTTSAISDSTLQHAKVVLTISAQPESH; via the exons ATGACCTCGCCCAGGGAAGAATCTTTCCCACCCACGGCGCCTAGGTCTTGGCTGTCATTGTTTGGTTCTCGTACTTCATTGCAGTCGCCCCGTGAGGACCAGTCAACAGAACAGCAACCAACCGTCATCTTTGGTGCGCCACTTCGAACCGCACTGCAATACACTACTGTGCCTATCAGTCTTGCTAAGGAAAATGGGGAACAGTATGTTTGGGGCTATGTCCCTGCTCTCGTGGCCAAAACCGGTTTATTTCTGAAACAGAACGGTGTCGAAGTGGAAGGCGTCTTTCGCGTTGGTGGATCGGAAAAGCGTATGCGAGAACTCCAAGATATCTTCAACACTCCTCCCAAT TATGGCAAAGATATTGACTGGACCCCTTTTACCGTGCATGATGTGGCCGGTGTTTTGCGCCGCTACTTGATTCTTATGCCA GAACCGATCATCCCGCACAACTTATTTAAAAACTTTTGTCGCGTCCTCGAACGGGGCGACCTAGACTTGGACACCAAACTGGGAAGGTACCGCACGCTCATTAAATCATGTCCCCAGGCCAACCAGTATGTTCTCTTGTATATTCTCGATTTGCTGGCCCTTTTCAAGCATCATCAGGCTAAAAACAAGATGACGGCGCAAAATCTCGCTATTGTGTTTCAGCCGTCCATTCTCAATATACAAAACCTTACCTCCAAGAGCGAGCATACACTGGCTGTCAGCGTAATAGAATTTTTGATTAACTACCAGGACAGCTTTGTACTCGGACTGacaccgccgccaccgagTGATAAGCGCCCCGAAGAGCTCACAACGCCCAGCGCAACGCATGATCTCGAGGACTACATGATTATTCCCTCCGACTCAGACGAAGAGGTCGGTGAGTACCACGTTCATATCGGGGGCGGAGCGCATCTTGCTCGGTCTGGTACAAATTTGAATGCACAGTCCAGTGCCTTATTTGCCAGACGGGAGCGTAAACAACGCATGGAGCAACAACGTTATATGTCTGAACACTCTAAACCACCGACACTAGGCTCATCTGATGGCGACCACGCCTCACGTCAGTCGCCCCGACTGCTTCGCTCTTTTTCAcagcgccgacgagctAATTCTCATACGGATGGCAAGGTCGACGAAGTCCCGATGCCTTCTTTCAAAGACCAAGAACGCAATGTGTCCGAACTCAATGTCACTCAGCCATCACATAAGTCGCGCGACATGAACCAGGGCCAATtacagcagcagcacctgGAGCGACCTTCTTTGAGCCAGCGTTCTATTTCTGCGCACAATGTGTCGCACAGGGAAAGCCTTCGTCCCACTGTTACGGACGACCAAGTGTCTCGCATCAATGACGACAAACGGGCACAACCCTCTTACACGCCTACTATCAGCGCGGCCCGCTTGCCATCGCCGAAGAGTGAAGAACGCCCGCCTCTTTCACCGAGCATTGCTCTTTTTCCCCCCAACGAATTAAACCCCATGTCTTACCTCCAGACAACCAGCATTCGACACGCCCATCCTTACGTGGCCTCTGCCAGGTCACTTGCCGAGGCACCCTCGCAAGTACCAACGAATCACGGATCTTTCGTGTACTCCGATGGTACTGCTCAGACGCAGCCCTTGGTGCGATCAGTATCAGCagatgctgcgccgccgacaCAGCCTGCGCCCATCCCCTTTTTGGGACAGTCTCGTGCTCGTGATACGATATCTTTGAATGGATCTGATGCTATTCCTGTGCCACATACCTCTCCCCAGCCACCCCCTACAATTCTCCCTACCTCTACAACTTCGGCAATCTCTGACTCGACACTCCAACATGCCAAGGTCGTTCTTACTATCTCAGCTCAACCAGAGTCGCACTAA
- a CDS encoding vacuolar protein sorting-associated protein 8 produces the protein MEAEASSSKWPFYATHRLRAPWNATGSTYSQLSDTVSIQSRDSRPLSTSATTEDTLPPLDKEPIARPLFHFHALQKITRACREYGELTCLHVSGGLMAVGCATGVTVVFDMSQRQRCVCGVISNDAVTALSMNRDATYLGVGHSSGHLYLYDMYQPEEPARHVAPIDPALVELGKGEGHLENVPITHLDFVGARKTALMSADARGLCFYHSLGRMLGMASNDTLRLYGQYNAAASSPIYAAASLPLGTTRHVSDDHQFTALLLPHKLLLIGLQPSARTWYRVIAPTPCDTAALAWLPATHTDAEVHNPMLAYAFGDALHILHLGAVRVKPRTEDERPTTGLRVQEDTLGVAPQPVVQLQWIHRQLLLVITTQTWHLYDMRYHCFTEWQPHDPLVFMPSKPWPTMTVWRSKAFVLAQGTVYVGDFVAWDARLSQLEADHEFVQALAHALSLYDGSALGSGIGLPPEPDQQKAVVARRIERLQREAVRHFGSFDADRFVRLCARAAVATQQFHVLFGDVYHVYEAHGQEALLVQHVEEYILHGQMRAPAPTIMQHLLSYRDRMQDYAHIEELILHVDPLCLDLDRTLPLCTKHGLWRALAYVYDYVLQDRITVLALVLTHLDKHGEALFPILGAWLRGLRYPTLDACDDPAKVVLDVQSVLFSQHAYSAPDGTLIPVNDADPWPYVRQLLAFDAASFLGVLDLALESDSDDHGTHQHVIQILLAVGDVVPTSARLFTAVFVARNAAKFPQFITLQDAEVAWLFDVLTQEKGDTDCEFALECLLSAHPISWDAAHIDRLERAAFWRVYETSLRKTRRWDALLAFYARDQDGQHHAPGQLFHRVAELFTLPGLRRPAQREALGPVWMACIHDVPDSLLGDVAHVVMQYWEHGQEQVLRELQKSDSPTRAYLYLKPFFPLEHMTPHPPFLCTAWIDLVAQLSPALLVPLLDAYDPAYFDLEHVIRAAKEHRVYDACLWCLDRLGRTHEAMEALDALISHVAQDTQRALDAPIDATTDSEAECIHEQTRQEFEYLHMAVLMSVRLCVEHTTEPNATVDDARELWFRVLRALMQLEHSLVPLYASKHGPLQTYVLKQSRALTQEALTTLITTVPSDMIALAHLFRRLIDSVSHTQEHRYSEVRVVVESMLAAYRLRCDVLQLGVQLNEADTSRLFQQLAKERGWGWLVPSSLCSQCHDALYLTARHHNSVTLHAQGYAYHTLCRCHDDPK, from the coding sequence ATGGAGGCCGAGGCCTCTTCGTCCAAATGGCCTTTCTACGCAACGCATCGACTTAGAGCGCCATGGAATGCCACTGGTAGTACGTACTCACAACTGAGTGATACGGTGTCTATACAGAGTAGGGATTCGCGGCCTTTATCCACATCTGCGACCACAGAGGACACGttgccgccgctcgacaAGGAGCCCATTGCCCGGCCATTATTTCATTTCCACGCATTGCAAAAAATAACTCGAGCGTGTCGTGAGTATGGAGAGCTGACGTGCCTCCATGTCTCAGGCGGACTTATGGCCGTGGGCTGTGCTACAGGAGTGACGGTCGTGTTTGACATGTCGCAGCGCCAGCGATGTGTGTGTGGTGTTATTTCAAACGATGCTGTCACGGCTTTATCAATGAACCGAGATGCCACGTACCTGGGTGTTGGCCACTCCTCCGGACACCTATACTTGTACGACATGTACCAGCCCGAGGAACCGGCACGGCATGTGGCGCCGATCGATCCGGCTCTCGTGGAGCTCGGAAAGGGTGAAGGTCACCTGGAAAATGTACCCATCACGCACCTTGACTTTGTCGGAGCTCGCAAAACGGCACTGATGAGTGCGGATGCTCGCGGCCTATGTTTTTACCACTCATTAGGGCGCATGCTGGGTATGGCGTCAAATGATACATTGCGCCTATATGGTCAATATAATGCAGCTGCATCGTCTCCAATATATGCAGCCGCATCTCTCCCGCTGGGTACCACGCGTCATGTATCAGACGATCACCAATTCACAGCGCTCCTCTTGCCCCACAAACTGCTGCTGATTGGTTTGCAGCCATCCGCCAGGACGTGGTATCGTGTGATAGCTCCCACTCCATGCGATACGGCCGCGCTAGCCTGGCTCCCTGCGACGCATACGGATGCGGAAGTGCACAATCCTATGTTGGCCTACGCGTTCGGAGATGCGTTGCACATACTACATCTTGGTGCTGTGCGTGTCAAGCCGCGCACGGAAGACGAGCGCCCCACCACCGGACTACGCGTACAAGAGGACACGCTGGGTGTGGCGCCGCAGCCAGTTGTGCAATTGCAATGGATTCACAGGCAGCTTTTATTGGTCATCACGACACAGACTTGGCACTTGTACGATATGCGATATCACTGCTTCACGGAATGGCAGCCGCACGACCCGCTGGTTTTTATGCCGAGCAAGCCGTGGCCCACGATGACTGTCTGGCGAAGCAAGGCGTTTGTGCTCGCCCAGGGTACCGTGTACGTCGGCGACTTTGTTGCATGGGACGCTCGTCTTtcgcagctcgaggccgATCACGAGTTTGTGCAGGCATTAGCACACGCGCTTAGCTTGTATGATGGCTCGGCGCTTGGCTCAGGCATTGGCCTGCCTCCCGAGCCCGATCAGCAAAAGGCGGTGGTCGCGCGGCGTatcgagcgcctgcagcgcgaagCTGTGCGCCATTTTGGCTCGTTCGATGCGGATCGATTTGTGCGACTgtgtgcacgagcagcggTGGCCACCCAGCAGTTCCATGTGCTCTTTGGCGACGTCTATCATGTTTATGAGGCGCATGGACAGGAGGCCCTGCTGgtgcagcatgtcgagGAGTATATCCTGCATGGTCAAATGCGGGCACCGGCGCCGACGATCATGCAGCATTTGCTGTCGTATCGTGATCGTATGCAGGATTATGCTCACATTGAGGAGCTCATACTGCATGTCGATCCGCTGTGCCTCGATCTGGATCGAACGCTGCCTCTGTGTACGAAGCATGGCTTGTGGCGTGCGCTAGCCTACGTATATGACTATGTGTTGCAAGATCGGATTACGGTCTTGGCACTCGTGCTCACACACCTTGACAAGCATGGCGAGGCCCTCTTTCCCATTCTCGGTGCATGGCTCCGAGGATTACGATACCCCACTCTTGATGCATGTGATGATCCTGCCAAAGTGGTTCTTGACGTCCAATCCGTGCTGTTTTCTCAACATGCGTATAGCGCTCCTGACGGCACATTGATCCCTGTGAATGACGCTGATCCCTGGCCGTATGTGCGCCAACTCCTTGCTTTCGATGCTGCATCATTCCTCGGCGTGCTGGATCTAGCGCTCGAATCGGATTCAGACGATCATGGCACTCATCAGCATGTTATCCAGATTCTTTTGGCTGTCGGTGACGTGGTGCCCACCTCTGCACGTCTTTTTACAGCCGTATTCGTCGCGCGGAATGCAGCCAAGTTCCCTCAATTTATCACGCTGCAAGACGCTGAAGTAGCTTGGCTGTTTGACGTGCTGACACAAGAAAAAGGCGATACCGACTGCGAATTCGCCCTCGAGTGCCTCTTGTCCGCGCATCCCATATCCTGGGACGCAGCTCACATTGACAGACTCGAACGCGCTGCATTTTGGCGCGTGTATGAAACATCTTTACGCAAAACTCGCAGGTGGGATGCCCTCTTGGCATTCTATGCTCGTGATCAAGACGGGCAGCATCACGCGCCGGGCCAGCTGTTTCATCGCGTGGCAGAGCTCTTCACCCTTCCTGGGCTTCGTCGAcctgcgcagcgcgaggcactgGGTCCAGTGTGGATGGCCTGTATACATGATGTGCCTGATTCCCTTTtgggcgacgtggcgcatgtgGTGATGCAGTACTGGGAACACGGGCAGGAACAAGTActgcgcgagctgcagaAAAGCGACTCGCCGACTCGAGCATACCTGTACCTCAAGCCGTTTTTCCCGTTAGAGCATATGACGCCGCATCCGCCCTTTTTGTGCACAGCTTGGATTGACCTGGTGGCTCAGCTTTCTCCTGCGCTTCTGGTCCCATTGCTGGATGCGTATGACCCGGCGTACTTTGACCTGGAACATGTGATCCGTGCGGCTAAGGAGCACCGCGTGTATGATGCATGTCTATGGTGCCTCGACCGCCTTGGGCGGACGCATGAAGCGATGGAGGCGCTTGATGCACTCATATCGCACGTGGCTCAAGACACCCAGAGGGCTTTGGACGCTCCTATCGATGCCACAACGGACTCAGAAGCCGAGTGCATACATGAGCAGACTCGTCAAGAATTCGAGTACTTGCATATGGCTGTGCTGATGTCCGTGCGGTTGTGTGTAGAGCACACCACCGAGCCAAATGCCACGGTGGATGATGCACGCGAGCTGTGGTtccgtgtgctgcgtgcgctcatgCAATTGGAACACTCTCTCGTACCGCTGTACGCATCCAAGCATGGTCCATTGCAGACCTATGTTTTAAAGCAGTCGCGTGCTCTCACGCAGGAGGCACTCACAACACTCATCACAACTGTGCCATCTGACATGATCGCGCTGGCTCACTTGTTCCGGCGTCTTATCGACAGCGTATCACACACGCAAGAGCACCGGTACTCGGAAGTGCGAGTGGTAGTGGAGTCCATGTTGGCTGCCTACCGATTACGTTGCGACGTGCTACAGCTGGGCGTGCAGCTCAACGAAGCCGACACGAGCCGCCTATTCCAACAACTCGCCAAAGAGCGCGGTTGGGGGTGGCTCGTGCCTTCCTCACTCTGCTCTCAGTGTCACGATGCATTGTATTTGACAGCACGGCATCATAACTCTGTCACACTACATGCGCAGGGGTATGCGTACCATACACTCTGCCGCTGCCACGATGACCCGAAGTAG
- a CDS encoding AFG3 family protein, whose amino-acid sequence MLTATLSRATARAASSSSAGLASVALGTRSPLRSIRHNAASTFMERSQMRKPYFMAARWFATPSGQPGPEHDRKNDKEFQESIERGLREAKAGQKIDDVPEDIKHFFGKHERGPTPTHDEKPRSNEESKKTSSSGPNNNKNNKNNKNNNNNDMRANMNMIIATIISTYILYRFTSPEASSREVTWQEFRSAFLDKGLVDRLVVVNRSKVNVYLHNNAAENMYALQPGTQMLGSPQYWFSVGSVEAFERHLEEAQRELGIPSNERIPVAYHESISMASTLLHFAPTIILAGLLFYFTRRATGSAGSGGGGGIFGIGKSRAKLFNQETDVKVKFENVAGMDEAKQEIMEFVSFLKNPERYERLGAKIPRGAILSGPPGTGKTLVAKATAGEAGVPFLSVSGSEFVEMFVGVGASRVRDMFATAKKMAPCIIFVDEIDAIGKSRGKGGNFGGNDERESTLNELLVQMDGFSTNEHVVVLAGTNRPDVLDQALLRPGRFDRHIAIDRPDISGRCAIFHVHLKPLKLASDVNTDLLAEKLSTLTPGFSGADLANVCNEAALIAARLEAPAIDESHFELAIERVIAGLERKSRVLSPEEKTTVAYHEAGHAVCGWFLEYADPLLKVSIIPRGVGALGYAQYLPKERYLFSTEQLHDRMCMTLGGRVSEELFFGRITTGAQDDLSKITRLAFEICASYGMNDKLGPVSYRTEQESMHKPYSERTGELLDEQVRALVMEVHARTTKLLTEHKADVEKVAKLLLEREVITREDMTNLLGKRPFKQADEADEYLDKKGRLARKGESSAPPPPQDELQQDPHLASSQSEIPPP is encoded by the coding sequence ATGTTGACTGCCACTTTGTCTCGAGCTACggctcgtgctgcatctTCGAGCAGCGCTGGCCTTGCTTCTGTCGCGCTTGGTACGCGCTCACCACTACGTTCGATCAGGCACAATGCTGCTTCTACCTTTATGGAGCGCTCACAAATGCGCAAGCCCTATTTCATGGCAGCACGCTGGTTTGCTACTCCGTCGGGTCAGCCTGGTCCAGAGCATGACCGAAAGAACGATAAAGAATTTCAAGAGTCTATCGAACGCGGTCTGCGCGAAGCTAAAGCAGGCCAAAAAATTGACGACGTCCCTGAAGACATCAAGCACTTTTTCGGCAAGCATGAGCGTGGTCCCACACCCACGCATGACGAGAAGCCTCGCTCCAATGAGGAGTCTAAAAAAACCTCGTCTTCAGGCCCAAATAATAACAAGAACAACAAAAACAACAAAAACAATAATAACAATGATATGCGTGCCAACATGAATATGATTATTGCCACGATTATCTCTACGTACATCTTGTATCGCTTCACGTCGCCTGAAGCATCCTCTCGCGAAGTAACTTGGCAAGAGTTCCGCTCTGCCTTCCTCGACAAGGGCTTGGTAgaccgcctcgtcgtggtcAATCGCTCAAAGGTCAACGTGTACTTGCACAACAATGCTGCAGAAAACATGTATGCACTGCAACCCGGCACTCAAATGCTTGGCTCGCCACAGTACTGGTTCAGTGTGGGCAGTGTGGAGGCATTTGAGCGTCACCTTGAGGAGGCCCAACGCGAGCTTGGAATTCCATCGAATGAGCGTATTCCAGTCGCGTACCATGAGTCTATCAGTATGGCTTCCACGCTTCTCCACTTCGCCCCAACCATTATCCTTGCAGGCCTTCTCTTCTACTTCACTCGTCGTGCTACTGGCAGCGCAGGCagtggcggcggcggcggtaTTTTTGGTATCGGAAAGAGCCGCGCCAAGCTTTTTAACCAGGAGACAGACGTAAAAGTCAAGTTTGAAAATGTCGCAGGTATGGATGAAGCGAAGCAGGAGATTATGGAATTTGTGAGCTTCCTTAAAAACCCCGAACGCTATGAGCGGCTCGGCGCTAAGATTCCACGTGGCGCTATCTTGAGTGGACCCCCTGGTACTGGTAAAACGCTTGTTGCTAAGGCTACGGCGGGAGAGGCTGGTGTTCCGTTCTTGAGTGTATCTGGTTCGGAGTTCGTCGAGATGTTTGTTGGTGTGGGTGCCTCGCGTGTCCGTGACATGTTTGCCACGGCGAAGAAGATGGCGCCTTGCATCATTTTTGTGGATGAGATTGATGCGATCGGTAAGTCGCGTGGCAAGGGTGGCAACTTTGGCGGTAACGACGAACGTGAGAGCACACTGAACGAGCTACTTGTACAAATGGATGGTTTCAGCACGAATGAGCATGTTGTCGTATTAGCTGGTACTAATCGTCCTGATGTGTTAGACCAAGCTTTACTTCGTCCTGGTCGTTTTGATCGTCATATTGCGATCGATCGCCCGGACATCAGTGGCCGCTGTGCTATTTTCCATGTGCATCTAAAGCCATTGAAGTTGGCATCAGATGTGAACACGGACTTGCTGGCCGAGAAGCTCAGTACGCTGACGCCTGGGTTCAGTGGTGCGGACCTTGCCAACGTTTGCAACGAGGCTGCACTCATCGCTGCTCGACTTGAGGCGCCTGCCATCGACGAAAGCCACTTTGAATTGGCCATCGAGCGTGTGATTGCTGGTCTTGAACGCAAATCGCGTGTGCTGAGTCCAGAGGAGAAGACGACGGTAGCATATCATGAAGCAGGCCATGCTGTGTGTGGATGGTTCCTTGAGTACGCTGACCCGCTTCTCAAGGTATCGATCATTCCACGTGGTGTGGGTGCTTTGGGCTATGCTCAGTACTTGCCAAAGGAGCGTTATCTGTTTAGCACGGAGCAGTTGCACGACCGCATGTGCATGACATTGGGCGGTCGTGTGTCGGAAGAGCTGTTCTTTGGTCGCATTACGACTGGTGCACAAGATGATCTTTCAAAGATCACGCGCCTGGCTTTCGAGATTTGCGCATCATACGGTATGAATGACAAGCTGGGCCCCGTGTCATACCGCACAGAACAGGAGTCCATGCACAAGCCATATTCAGAACGCACGGgtgagctgctggacgagcaaGTGCGTGCCCTGGTGATGGaagtgcatgcacgcacaaCTAAGCTGCTAACGGAACACAAGGCAGACGTGGAGAAAGTGGCAAAGCTGCTCCTGGAACGTGAAGTCATCACGCGCGAGGACATGACCAATCTGCTCGGTAAGCGGCCGTTCAAGCAAGCGGATGAGGCCGATGAGTATTTGGACAAGAAGGGTCGTCTCGCTCGCAAGGGCGAGTCGAGTGCGCCTCCTCCCCCAcaggacgagctgcagcaggatCCACACCTTGCCTCGTCCCAGTCTGAGATTCCCCCGCCGTAA